The following proteins come from a genomic window of Trifolium pratense cultivar HEN17-A07 linkage group LG4, ARS_RC_1.1, whole genome shotgun sequence:
- the LOC123923300 gene encoding uncharacterized protein LOC123923300, which translates to MRNRLKYRKLHKLVFTHYNMKLKMRQEMRRSQEEIETSFDPINLNYIFQEDPLSEWIEERENPLLDGVQNAEWLHIEDTDDEIVEVDDDNNGSNDGGLSPPSGNSGNGGGNEEVGEGGGGGGGGDDEEDAPEDHDPYGETPPIYRRYRNLTDMDRSDGSLLNSGGDVSHSRSRRGKRKQNVPLEDSSSSSIAQSFSDFGIGDSSQNSQQSYPPIYQYPYFNSYNQYASDQAPSNYQQAMNYQDPYYEQSSGGFFGYVFGQGATQDDSQSESTSNAPPRHSTMW; encoded by the coding sequence ATGAGGAATAGATTGAAGTATAGAAAGTTACATAAACTTGTCTTCACACATTACAACATGAAGCTGAAAATGAGACAAGAAATGAGGAGAAGTCAAGAAGAAATAGAAACAAGTTTTGATCCTATAAATCTTAACTATATATTTCAAGAAGATCCTTTATCTGAATGgatagaagagagagaaaatccATTATTGGATGGAGTTCAAAATGCAGAATGGTTGCATATAGAAGATACAGATGATGAGATTGTGGAAGTTGATGATGATAACAATGGATCAAATGATGGTGGTTTAAGTCCACCAAGCGGTAACAGTGGTAATGGGGGTGGTAATGAAGAAGTTGGcgaaggtggtggtggtggtggtggtggtgatgatgaagaagatgcaCCAGAAGACCATGATCCATACGGTGAAACACCACCTATTTATAGGCGTTATAGAAATTTGACTGATATGGATCGTTCTGATGGTTCACTACTTAACAGTGGAGGAGATGTGTCACATTCTAGATCAAGAAGAGGTAAAAGGAAACAAAATGTTCCACTTgaagattcttcttcttctagtaTTGCTCAAAGTTTTAGTGACTTTGGGATTGGTGATTCTTCTCAAAATAGTCAACAATCTTATCCGCCTATTTATCAATATCCTTATTTCAACTCATATAACCAATATGCAAGTGATCAAGCTCCTTCCAACTACCAACAAGCAATGAATTATCAAGATCCTTATTATGAACAATCAAGTGGTGGATTTTTTGGTTATGTCTTTGGGCAAGGAGCTACACAAGATGATAGCCAGAGTGAAAGTACAAGTAATGCTCCTCCACGTCATTCCACCATGTGGTAA
- the LOC123922495 gene encoding uncharacterized protein LOC123922495, with amino-acid sequence MKGDLPFTLHDLRAKLTNIWKPLGRWGIVSLGNGFYEFKFSSIEDLRSVRAVSSWSLKPGFLKLFAWSPNYNPNYYKPTTTQCWVRFLSLPQEYWRPKILFAIANSLGTPVSLDAFTSKSFFYRSFGHFARVLIDIDLSTKIRNRIWVEREGYAFLVNVEYENLPLFCTHFQCIGHSFSSKYIPIQKEVLATRNKNQIDQAEVIIDDSIDQFAVHGINNVATHKCVDNNPLLGFVDSNTLRTIVDGEVISIDKVQPEDRCPPIIDNMEGAVTHEEIATPEHIHETLANHEDHGNRNHKDHGTQKQQANTGSQQPIHENESLLVPKMQLEETSIAQPTPNHEVNHGSGVEGNLHQVDLDSYTVSVTQLRHVVIDDMKKIKQAWAPTGKVKDVRKVRLSHLTSPRKLKYN; translated from the exons ATGAAG GGTGATCTACCTTTCACACTTCATGACTTGCGTGCCAAATTGACCAATATTTGGAAGCCTTTAGGAAGATGGGGCATTGTTTCTCTAGGAAATGGattctatgaatttaaattCTCTTCGATAGAAGACCTTCGAAGTGTTCGTGCAGTGTCTTCTTGGAGCCTTAAACCCGGGTTTCTGAAATTATTTGCTTGGTCTCCGAATTACAATCCAAATTATTATAAGCCAACAACCACTCAATGTTGGGTTCGTTTCTTGAGTCTTCCTCAAGAATATTGGCGTCCAAAGATTCTTTTTGCTATTGCTAATAGTCTTGGAACTCCGGTCAGTCTCGATGCTTTTACAAGTAAGAGTTTCTTTTATAGATCTTTTGGTCATTTTGCACGAGTTCTAATTGATATTGATCTATCTACTAAAATAAGAAATAGAATTTGGGTTGAAAGAGAAGGTTATGCTTTTCTTGTTAATGTTGAATATGAGAATCTTCCACTCTTTTGTACACATTTTCAGTGTATTGGACATAGTTTTTCTTCTAAATATATTCCTATTCAAAAAGAGGTTTTGGCTACTCGAAATAAGAATCAAATTGATCAAGCTGAAGTTATTATCGATGATTCTATTGATCAATTTGCCGTGCATGGAATAAATAATGTGGCTACTCACAAATGTGTTGATAATAACCCTCTTTTAGGATTTGTGGATTCTAATACACTGAGAACTATTGTTGATGGGGAGGTTATTAGCATTGATAAGGTACAACCAGAAGATAGGTGTCCTCCAATAATTGATAATATGGAAGGAGCGGTTACTCATGAGGAAATTGCTACTCCTGAACATATTCATGAGACTCTTGCAAATCATGAGGACCATGGAAATAGAAATCATAAGGATCATGGGACTCAGAAGCAACAAGCAAATACAGGTAGTCAACAGCCTATTCATGAAAATGAGAGTTTGTTGGTTCCTAAAATGCAGTTGGAAGAAACATCTATTGCACAACCTACACCAAATCACGAGGTAAATCATGGGAGTGGTGTGGAGGGCAACTTGCACCAGGTTGATTTAGACTCTTACACTGTTTCTGTAACACAATTGCGACATGTGGTAATCGATgatatgaagaaaataaaacaagctTGGGCGCCAACAGGGAAAGTTAAGGATGTGAGAAAGGTGCGTCTTTCACACCTTACATCTCCAAGAAAGCTAAAATATAACTAA